A single genomic interval of Nodosilinea sp. PGN35 harbors:
- the rpsD gene encoding 30S ribosomal protein S4 encodes MARYRGARLRVVRRLGELPGLSRKSPRKAYPPGQHGQDRKKKSEYAVRLEEKQKLRFNYGLTEKQLLRYVKKARRAGGSTGLVILQLLEMRLDNTVFRLGFGPTIPSARQVVNHGHICVNGRVVSIPSYQCRPGDVITVRDRDASKKLVEANLEFPGLANVPSHLELDKAKLTAKVNGVIEREWVALNVNELLVVEYYSRKA; translated from the coding sequence ATGGCGCGATATAGAGGCGCTCGCCTGCGGGTTGTACGCCGCCTGGGTGAGCTACCGGGTCTGTCCCGCAAGTCCCCCCGCAAGGCCTATCCGCCGGGGCAGCACGGCCAGGACCGCAAGAAAAAGTCTGAGTACGCCGTTCGACTAGAAGAAAAGCAAAAGCTGCGCTTCAACTACGGTCTGACCGAAAAGCAGCTGCTGCGCTACGTGAAGAAAGCGCGTCGGGCCGGTGGTTCGACCGGTTTGGTGATTCTGCAACTGCTTGAAATGCGGCTCGACAACACCGTGTTTCGCCTCGGCTTTGGGCCGACCATTCCCTCGGCACGGCAGGTGGTCAACCACGGCCACATCTGCGTGAACGGTCGCGTGGTGTCGATCCCCAGCTATCAGTGTCGCCCCGGCGATGTGATCACCGTGCGCGATCGCGACGCCTCCAAAAAACTGGTGGAAGCCAACCTGGAGTTCCCCGGTCTGGCCAACGTGCCCAGCCACCTCGAACTCGACAAAGCCAAGCTCACCGCTAAGGTCAACGGCGTCATCGAGCGCGAGTGGGTGGCCCTCAACGTCAACGAACTGCTGGTGGTTGAGTACTACTCCCGTAAGGCCTAA
- a CDS encoding amino acid ABC transporter ATP-binding protein has protein sequence MTTTMPAIATPVIACENLHKSYGSLEVLKGVSTAFTKGDVVSIIGPSGCGKSTFLRCLNRLEAINQGHLEVMGQDMSAPKLPWKALYHLRSQVSMVFQHFNLFPHLTVIENLMLSPRKVLKHPEADCRDLASHYLAKVGLGDRADAYPEQLSGGQKQRVAIARSLCMRPEAILFDEPTSALDPELVGEVLGVMRQLAEEGMTMIVVTHEMQFAREVSNRVLFFNSGVIEEEGVPAEVFSNPRSDRLRAFLSRLSQH, from the coding sequence ATGACGACTACCATGCCCGCGATCGCCACCCCCGTGATTGCCTGCGAAAACCTGCACAAAAGCTACGGCTCCCTGGAGGTCTTAAAGGGGGTGAGCACTGCCTTTACCAAGGGCGATGTGGTGTCGATCATCGGCCCCTCGGGCTGCGGCAAGAGCACCTTTCTGCGCTGCCTCAACCGGCTCGAGGCCATCAACCAGGGCCACCTGGAGGTGATGGGCCAGGACATGTCGGCCCCCAAGCTGCCCTGGAAGGCGCTCTACCACCTGCGTAGCCAGGTGAGCATGGTGTTTCAGCACTTCAACCTGTTTCCCCACCTGACAGTGATTGAAAATCTGATGCTCTCGCCCCGCAAGGTGCTCAAGCACCCCGAGGCCGACTGCCGCGATCTGGCCAGCCACTACCTGGCCAAGGTGGGCCTGGGCGATCGCGCCGACGCCTACCCCGAGCAGCTCTCGGGGGGGCAAAAGCAGCGAGTGGCGATCGCCCGCAGCCTCTGCATGCGCCCCGAGGCGATTCTGTTTGACGAGCCCACCAGCGCCCTCGACCCAGAGCTGGTGGGCGAAGTGCTGGGCGTCATGCGCCAGCTGGCCGAAGAAGGCATGACCATGATTGTCGTCACCCACGAAATGCAGTTCGCCCGCGAAGTCTCCAACCGGGTGCTGTTTTTTAACTCGGGGGTCATCGAAGAAGAGGGCGTTCCCGCCGAGGTGTTTAGCAATCCGCGCAGCGATCGCCTGCGGGCCTTTCTCAGCCGCCTGAGCCAGCACTAG
- a CDS encoding HNH endonuclease, with translation MPCQLCDRPVVDLTEHHLVPRQYTRRRHLPTSQTVLLCRPCHRQIHTLFDNATLAKDLNTLEQLQAEPRLQKFVAWVRKQQPHKRVRSCR, from the coding sequence ATGCCCTGCCAGCTATGCGATCGCCCCGTGGTCGACCTCACCGAGCACCACCTGGTGCCGCGCCAGTACACGCGGCGACGCCATCTGCCCACCAGCCAGACGGTGCTGCTGTGTCGCCCCTGTCACAGGCAGATCCATACCCTGTTCGACAATGCCACCCTGGCTAAAGACTTGAATACGCTAGAGCAACTCCAGGCCGAACCCAGGCTCCAAAAGTTTGTCGCCTGGGTTCGCAAACAGCAGCCCCACAAACGAGTGAGGAGCTGTCGATAG
- a CDS encoding universal stress protein, producing the protein MFKKILVALDNSAHRHQVFQKALDLAKATGADLMLVHVLSAYEEGSPGIPIRSYQAYYPVLEDSTWRLYQQRWEEFEAQGIAQLRQELDRARAAGVGAEFTQTSGEPAATICGVADSWGADLIMVGSHGRKGLSELLLGSVSNYVMHHANCSVLVVHHSHGSLSAPAETAAAGAQA; encoded by the coding sequence ATGTTTAAGAAAATTCTGGTTGCTCTCGACAATTCTGCCCACCGGCATCAGGTCTTTCAAAAGGCCCTCGACCTGGCCAAAGCCACTGGGGCAGACCTGATGCTGGTGCATGTGCTTTCGGCCTACGAAGAAGGCAGCCCCGGCATCCCAATTCGCTCGTACCAGGCCTACTACCCCGTGCTCGAAGACTCGACCTGGCGACTTTACCAGCAGCGGTGGGAAGAATTTGAGGCCCAGGGCATTGCCCAGCTGCGCCAGGAACTCGATCGCGCCCGAGCCGCTGGCGTCGGCGCTGAGTTTACCCAGACCTCTGGAGAGCCCGCCGCCACCATTTGCGGTGTGGCAGACTCCTGGGGAGCCGATTTAATTATGGTGGGTAGCCACGGGCGCAAGGGCCTCAGCGAGCTGCTGCTGGGCAGCGTCAGCAACTACGTTATGCACCACGCCAACTGCTCGGTGCTGGTGGTGCACCACAGCCATGGCAGCCTGAGCGCCCCTGCTGAGACTGCTGCGGCTGGTGCTCAAGCCTAG